A portion of the candidate division TA06 bacterium genome contains these proteins:
- a CDS encoding winged helix-turn-helix transcriptional regulator, with protein sequence MKNLVKVFKALGDQNRIRILKMLQEKPMSVNGLTSVLGISQPCVSRHLHQLKNAGLVEDKRDALWVNYRLSSAAANEYVPILLKHITQWANQDSMVSDDHKKMKKADRRKIKRSR encoded by the coding sequence ATGAAGAACTTGGTAAAAGTGTTCAAGGCCCTGGGGGACCAGAACCGGATCCGGATACTGAAGATGCTGCAGGAGAAGCCCATGAGCGTGAACGGGCTGACCTCGGTGCTGGGCATTTCCCAGCCCTGCGTCTCCCGGCACCTCCACCAGCTCAAGAACGCCGGGCTGGTTGAGGATAAACGGGACGCTCTGTGGGTTAACTACCGTCTTTCCTCGGCGGCCGCCAACGAGTATGTGCCGATCCTGCTGAAGCACATCACCCAGTGGGCCAACCAGGACAGCATGGTCAGCGATGACCATAAAAAAATGAAAAAAGCGGACCGCCGAAAGATAAAGAGATCGCGGTGA
- the leuD gene encoding 3-isopropylmalate dehydratase small subunit (catalyzes the isomerization between 2-isopropylmalate and 3-isopropylmalate in leucine biosynthesis), with the protein MGKVVLKLGSDISTDIIYPGRFMATVLPTETPQFAFVDDVEFNKKLKAKQIEPGSFIVADKNFGCGSSREQAASCLVGWGLKVIAKNFSRIFLQNSINVGLYMVICPGIEAGEGDELEIENGKVVNKTTGKSFDIVPLPKARQAIIDAGGLIPYTKKMIMDGKK; encoded by the coding sequence ATGGGTAAAGTCGTATTGAAATTAGGCTCCGATATCTCCACCGATATCATCTATCCCGGCCGATTCATGGCCACGGTGCTCCCCACCGAGACCCCCCAGTTCGCCTTCGTGGACGATGTGGAGTTCAACAAAAAGCTCAAGGCCAAGCAGATTGAGCCCGGCAGCTTCATCGTGGCCGACAAGAACTTCGGCTGCGGCTCCTCCCGGGAACAGGCCGCCTCCTGCCTGGTGGGTTGGGGCCTGAAGGTGATCGCCAAGAATTTCTCCCGGATATTTTTGCAGAACTCCATCAACGTCGGGCTGTACATGGTGATCTGCCCCGGCATCGAGGCCGGCGAGGGCGACGAACTGGAGATCGAGAACGGCAAGGTGGTCAACAAGACCACCGGCAAGAGCTTTGACATCGTCCCCCTGCCCAAAGCCCGCCAGGCCATCATCGATGCCGGAGGGCTGATACCTTATACCAAGAAGATGATCATGGACGGTAAAAAATAG
- a CDS encoding phage integrase N-terminal SAM-like domain-containing protein, which yields MIDGTHDIPGTQPDQPVNRTTIYCEPVTHLGRKWIKLDIADEIPVAEIKTRLPSLHWRAGSHEGLMPWRENWLAHLQAKLNGLAEVSDAPQPGRRTKRSADGPRTDGRKRRRSSSQSPALPPEYLEHLRQRNYSEATIRVYVSHFNLLLAHTGHRPPRELGPAEIKAYLEYLSGEKGVSGSYRNQAMSAIKFYFEQVLTPAREI from the coding sequence ATGATTGACGGAACTCACGACATCCCCGGGACCCAACCAGACCAACCGGTGAACCGGACGACCATCTACTGCGAACCCGTTACACATTTGGGCCGGAAATGGATCAAGCTGGACATCGCTGATGAGATCCCGGTGGCCGAGATCAAAACAAGGCTGCCCAGCCTGCACTGGCGGGCCGGATCCCATGAGGGGCTGATGCCCTGGCGGGAGAACTGGCTGGCCCATTTGCAGGCCAAGCTGAACGGCCTGGCCGAAGTCAGCGACGCGCCCCAGCCCGGCCGGCGGACCAAACGGAGCGCTGACGGCCCCCGGACGGACGGGCGGAAAAGAAGGCGTTCATCGTCCCAAAGCCCGGCCCTGCCGCCGGAATACCTAGAACATCTCCGCCAGCGCAATTACAGCGAGGCCACCATCCGGGTCTATGTGTCTCATTTTAACCTGTTGCTGGCCCATACCGGCCACCGGCCGCCCCGGGAACTGGGCCCGGCGGAGATAAAGGCTTACCTGGAATACCTGAGCGGAGAGAAGGGCGTTTCCGGAAGCTATAGGAACCAGGCCATGAGCGCCATCAAGTTTTACTTTGAGCAGGTGCTGACCCCGGCGCGGGAGATCTAA
- a CDS encoding isocitrate/isopropylmalate dehydrogenase family protein has product MAKYKIAWLPGDGIGIEVMEAAKIVLDAVKFDAEYTHGDIGWEFWCKEGEAFPQRTIDLLGKVDAAMFGAITSKPVKAAEKELVPELQGKGMVYRSPIVRMRQLFDLYTCLRPCKAYPGNPLNFKNEIDLTVFRENTEGLYSGVEFNPMNQELKDVLTKVSKPFAAFKDVPLDQYAITCKINTKKGSERIIRAAFEYAKKYGKKKVTIVHKANVVRATEGLFLEIGKEVAKDYPGIQCDDANVDAICMWLLKNPMNYSVLVATNLFGDIISDLCAQMVGGLGFGCSGNIGDKLAVFEPTHGSAPKYAGMYKTNPIATILAAKMMLTWLGETEKADKIEAAVAAVIKEGKARTYDMGGDTKTLEMGQAVAGKL; this is encoded by the coding sequence ATGGCCAAGTACAAGATAGCCTGGCTGCCGGGAGACGGCATCGGAATCGAAGTTATGGAAGCCGCCAAGATAGTGCTGGACGCGGTCAAGTTCGACGCTGAATACACCCACGGGGACATTGGCTGGGAATTCTGGTGCAAGGAGGGCGAGGCCTTCCCCCAGCGGACCATAGATCTTTTGGGCAAGGTTGACGCCGCCATGTTCGGCGCTATCACCTCCAAGCCGGTCAAGGCCGCCGAGAAGGAACTGGTGCCGGAGCTTCAGGGCAAGGGCATGGTCTACCGCTCGCCGATAGTGCGGATGCGCCAGCTGTTCGACCTGTACACCTGCTTAAGACCCTGCAAAGCCTACCCCGGAAACCCCCTGAATTTCAAGAATGAGATAGACCTGACCGTTTTCCGGGAAAACACCGAAGGGCTGTATTCGGGCGTCGAGTTCAATCCCATGAACCAGGAATTGAAGGACGTGCTGACCAAGGTCTCCAAGCCCTTCGCCGCCTTCAAGGACGTGCCGCTGGACCAGTACGCCATCACCTGCAAGATAAATACGAAAAAAGGCTCGGAACGGATAATCCGGGCGGCCTTCGAGTACGCCAAGAAGTACGGCAAGAAAAAGGTGACCATCGTCCACAAGGCCAACGTGGTGCGGGCCACCGAGGGCCTGTTCCTGGAGATCGGCAAGGAAGTGGCCAAGGACTACCCCGGCATCCAGTGCGACGATGCCAACGTGGACGCCATCTGCATGTGGCTTTTAAAGAACCCCATGAACTACTCGGTGCTGGTGGCCACCAACCTGTTCGGTGATATCATCAGCGACCTCTGCGCCCAGATGGTGGGCGGCCTGGGCTTTGGCTGCTCCGGCAACATCGGCGACAAGCTGGCGGTTTTCGAGCCCACCCACGGCTCGGCCCCAAAATACGCCGGCATGTACAAGACCAATCCCATCGCCACCATTTTGGCCGCTAAGATGATGCTGACCTGGCTGGGCGAGACCGAGAAGGCCGACAAGATCGAGGCCGCGGTGGCTGCGGTGATCAAGGAGGGCAAGGCCCGGACCTACGACATGGGCGGCGATACCAAGACCCTGGAAATGGGCCAGGCCGTCGCCGGGAAATTATAA
- a CDS encoding hydroxymethylglutaryl-CoA lyase — protein MPEIFIHEVGLRDGFQIEKKTVPTGQKIQWIDALMDSGVDIIQVGSFVHQEKVPQMADTDDLFAHYAKNGKKNPKTILSGLVLNEKGFERGMACGVEMFCMGVSASETHSQKNTGMTPEKAMGQILSMAKKAQDAGKKVQASVQSAFGCGFDGPIPEDKVLAMVKKYLEAGIKNISLADTAGHADPQQVIRLFGAIKKLDPKVELACHFHNTYGLGMANIFAAMQAGVTYIETAFGGLGGCPFTKVAAGNVATEDFVHALQREGRRTDIDLFRLLEISKEVQDFLGRELPGSILKSGPLIKPRPKKMMQNIRVLDMTNVLSGPFSTMHLALLGAEVIKIENPEGGDLARKLGAVPALNQKLMGTSFLAQNANKKSITLNLKAEEAKEIFRKLLKTADVVVENFRPGVMDRLGFSYAEIRKINPKIVYCAISGFGQAGPDAFKPAYDQIIQGLSGEMDVNGDERLHPLRAGFPVCDTVGGLNAAFAIMAALYYREKTGEGQFIDIALLDSIMPLMGWVAANLLIGGQQPVVMGNDNFTAAPSGTFVTKDGYINIAANQQKQWEDLANVLGVPELLTDPRFQERDTRKKNRKQLTPLLEDKLKTQTTEHWVEVLNAKGVPSGDIYTLEKALNAEQVKYRKTIEIIKDPDLGELKLFNLSAKFSATPASIDAPPPTLGQHQNEILTQLGYTEEEIKAMKDKAAI, from the coding sequence ATGCCAGAAATCTTCATTCACGAGGTAGGCCTGCGGGACGGTTTTCAGATAGAAAAGAAGACCGTCCCCACCGGGCAGAAGATCCAGTGGATCGATGCCCTGATGGATTCCGGAGTGGACATCATCCAGGTGGGATCTTTCGTCCACCAGGAAAAAGTGCCCCAGATGGCCGACACCGACGACCTGTTCGCCCATTACGCCAAGAACGGCAAGAAGAATCCCAAAACCATTCTCTCCGGCCTGGTGCTTAACGAAAAGGGTTTTGAGCGCGGGATGGCCTGCGGGGTGGAGATGTTCTGCATGGGGGTTTCGGCCAGCGAGACCCACAGCCAGAAGAACACCGGGATGACACCTGAGAAGGCCATGGGCCAGATCCTGTCCATGGCCAAAAAGGCACAGGATGCGGGCAAGAAGGTCCAGGCCTCTGTCCAGTCGGCCTTCGGCTGCGGCTTCGACGGCCCGATACCGGAGGACAAGGTGCTGGCCATGGTCAAAAAGTATCTGGAGGCCGGCATAAAGAACATCAGCCTGGCCGACACCGCCGGCCACGCCGACCCCCAGCAGGTCATCAGATTGTTCGGAGCAATCAAGAAACTAGACCCCAAGGTCGAGCTGGCCTGCCACTTCCACAACACCTACGGGCTGGGGATGGCCAACATCTTCGCCGCCATGCAGGCCGGGGTCACCTACATCGAGACCGCCTTCGGCGGGCTGGGCGGCTGCCCCTTCACCAAGGTGGCGGCCGGCAACGTGGCCACCGAGGACTTCGTCCACGCGCTGCAGCGGGAGGGCCGGCGGACCGACATTGACCTCTTCAGGCTGCTGGAGATATCAAAAGAGGTTCAGGATTTCCTGGGCCGTGAGCTTCCGGGTTCCATCCTCAAATCGGGACCATTAATCAAACCGAGGCCGAAAAAAATGATGCAGAACATCCGGGTGCTGGATATGACCAACGTCCTGTCCGGGCCCTTTTCCACCATGCACCTGGCCCTGCTGGGGGCCGAGGTGATCAAGATCGAGAACCCCGAGGGCGGCGACCTGGCCCGCAAGCTGGGGGCGGTCCCGGCCCTGAATCAGAAGCTGATGGGCACCTCCTTTCTGGCCCAGAACGCCAACAAGAAATCCATCACCTTAAATCTGAAGGCCGAGGAGGCCAAGGAGATCTTCCGCAAACTGCTGAAGACCGCCGACGTGGTGGTGGAGAATTTCCGTCCCGGCGTGATGGACCGGCTGGGCTTCTCCTACGCCGAGATCAGGAAGATCAACCCCAAGATAGTCTACTGCGCCATCTCCGGGTTCGGCCAGGCCGGTCCCGACGCCTTTAAGCCGGCCTACGACCAGATCATCCAGGGCCTGTCGGGCGAGATGGACGTCAACGGCGACGAGCGGCTGCACCCGCTTCGGGCCGGCTTCCCGGTCTGCGACACCGTGGGCGGCCTCAACGCCGCCTTCGCCATCATGGCCGCCCTGTATTACCGGGAGAAGACCGGCGAGGGCCAGTTCATCGACATCGCCTTATTGGATTCCATCATGCCGCTGATGGGCTGGGTGGCCGCCAATCTGCTGATCGGCGGCCAGCAGCCGGTGGTGATGGGCAACGACAACTTCACCGCCGCCCCCTCGGGCACCTTCGTCACCAAGGACGGCTACATCAACATCGCGGCCAACCAGCAAAAGCAGTGGGAGGACCTGGCCAATGTGCTGGGCGTGCCGGAGCTCTTGACCGATCCCCGTTTCCAGGAGCGGGACACCCGCAAGAAGAACCGCAAGCAGTTGACCCCGCTGCTGGAGGATAAACTGAAGACCCAGACCACCGAGCACTGGGTAGAGGTTCTCAACGCCAAGGGCGTACCCTCGGGCGACATCTACACTCTGGAGAAGGCGCTCAACGCCGAGCAGGTCAAGTACCGCAAAACCATCGAGATCATCAAGGACCCGGACCTGGGCGAGCTGAAGCTGTTCAACCTGTCGGCCAAGTTCTCGGCCACCCCGGCCAGCATCGACGCCCCGCCCCCAACTTTGGGCCAGCACCAGAACGAGATCCTGACCCAGCTGGGTTACACCGAGGAAGAGATCAAGGCCATGAAGGACAAAGCGGCAATTTAA
- a CDS encoding VCBS repeat-containing protein — translation MSAKKMLVLLAGLALFVQPVSAGQWVETTQTDFADGVFNVNVIADHSGILKVHQDAIYDLNEDGNPDIIISNMQDTLWGDDFDVPSYIYWGTDSGYTISQRTAIYTHGATGNSVADLNNDGYWDIVFSSYDRSGSQYGRIYWGSDQGYTETNTDSLPVQGSHYNYVADLDGDHYLDIIFTNYGKNYAHDVPSYIYWGGASGYSSSNRTELQTHGATGCSVSDLNRDGYLDIVISNTISGIDDVCINSYIFWGDSSGYSDNRKDSLPTKAGYGNAVCDLNKDGYLDIVFSNHRDGSDPNYQYECNSVIYWGDSTGHFSSTRITELPTLGAISVSIGDLNLDQWPDVVFANWRSGTTWNVSSYIYWGSSSGYQATNRTELPVFACTGVMIGKVANNGTPGGGQYPDIVFTGQTNSFIYFNGTDGFSTSNRTSLSCSYGSMSTKNAGNLCDRSKIETYFSSVFGNEVDTKEWGSCSWNEQMPAGASAQVSLRTGNTADPDDGSWSSWSQVAKSGLPGKASPSKYIQYQYTATANELYQGPVLNDITIDYIVPAGINGEPKEALKTDFSVQIQGSQARIKYTIAEPGKVSIKAYNLLGQQVGVLEEGTKAAGSYQFNWGKQGTLSNGIYIVRAQLGREWFTKRLVLVE, via the coding sequence ATGTCAGCAAAAAAAATGTTAGTATTACTGGCCGGGCTTGCTTTATTTGTGCAACCGGTTTCCGCCGGGCAGTGGGTCGAGACCACCCAGACCGATTTTGCCGACGGTGTATTCAACGTCAATGTGATTGCAGATCATTCAGGAATATTGAAAGTGCACCAAGACGCAATTTACGACTTGAATGAGGACGGAAATCCCGACATTATCATCAGCAACATGCAGGATACTCTATGGGGAGACGATTTTGATGTGCCGTCGTATATTTACTGGGGCACCGACTCCGGCTATACAATAAGCCAACGTACTGCCATTTACACACACGGCGCGACCGGAAACAGTGTGGCTGACCTGAATAATGACGGATATTGGGATATAGTATTTAGCAGTTATGACCGTTCAGGATCTCAATATGGCAGGATATACTGGGGCAGCGACCAGGGTTATACCGAGACCAACACAGATTCCCTGCCTGTTCAAGGATCACATTACAATTATGTTGCCGATCTTGATGGCGATCACTACCTAGATATCATTTTCACCAATTATGGAAAGAATTATGCACATGATGTCCCTTCATATATTTACTGGGGAGGTGCATCTGGGTACAGCAGTTCTAACCGGACGGAACTGCAAACCCACGGTGCCACGGGTTGTTCGGTATCGGACCTGAACAGGGACGGGTATTTGGACATTGTAATCAGTAATACGATCAGTGGCATAGACGATGTTTGTATAAACTCTTATATCTTCTGGGGCGATTCAAGCGGATACAGTGATAACCGTAAGGATTCATTACCGACCAAGGCCGGTTACGGCAATGCCGTATGCGATCTCAATAAAGATGGCTACCTGGATATTGTATTTTCTAACCACCGCGACGGTTCGGACCCCAATTATCAATATGAGTGCAATTCGGTGATATATTGGGGAGATTCCACCGGACATTTTTCTTCAACGCGGATCACTGAACTTCCCACGCTGGGGGCGATTTCTGTTTCAATTGGAGACCTCAATCTTGACCAATGGCCGGATGTGGTCTTTGCGAACTGGCGAAGCGGTACAACATGGAATGTTTCGTCTTATATATATTGGGGGTCGTCATCCGGATATCAAGCCACTAATCGTACAGAATTGCCGGTATTTGCTTGCACCGGAGTAATGATAGGAAAAGTAGCCAACAACGGCACTCCTGGCGGCGGGCAGTACCCGGATATCGTCTTCACTGGACAAACTAATTCATTCATTTACTTTAACGGCACAGATGGTTTCTCTACAAGCAATCGGACGTCACTGAGTTGCAGTTACGGGAGCATGTCAACGAAGAATGCAGGCAATTTGTGCGATAGAAGCAAAATTGAAACCTACTTTTCATCGGTTTTCGGGAACGAGGTTGATACCAAAGAATGGGGATCTTGTTCCTGGAACGAGCAAATGCCAGCCGGGGCCAGTGCCCAGGTTTCTTTAAGAACCGGTAACACAGCCGATCCCGATGATGGGAGCTGGAGCTCCTGGTCCCAGGTTGCCAAATCGGGACTGCCGGGTAAGGCTTCGCCGTCGAAATACATACAGTATCAATATACGGCCACGGCCAATGAACTTTACCAGGGTCCGGTATTGAATGATATCACCATTGACTACATTGTACCAGCCGGGATCAACGGAGAGCCCAAGGAAGCCTTGAAAACAGACTTTTCCGTGCAAATACAGGGTTCCCAGGCCAGGATCAAATATACCATAGCCGAACCGGGCAAGGTCTCGATCAAAGCCTATAATCTGCTGGGTCAGCAAGTCGGGGTGCTGGAGGAGGGAACGAAGGCGGCCGGCAGTTATCAGTTTAACTGGGGAAAACAGGGAACGCTGTCCAACGGAATATACATTGTCCGCGCCCAACTGGGCCGGGAGTGGTTCACCAAGCGGCTGGTGCTGGTCGAGTGA
- a CDS encoding 3-isopropylmalate dehydratase large subunit, producing MGMTMVQKILAKATGQASVKVNDVVEPKVSLAMSHENGALVINQFSDIYQGTGIEAKVWDPSRIAIIFDHRVPAESSKTAGNQKKIREFVAKQGITKFHDIRGDEGGICHQILPENGYVLPGSVLVGTDSHTTSHGSLGAFSFGIGATEMAAVWALGKILNVEVPGTIKVVVNGTLPKYVEPKDIILNLIGKLSAEGANFKVIEFHGETIKKMSTSGRLVLCNMTVEAGATGGIVPPDAETVRYLKQEAGVKNIPELFGPDADAVYEQVVEIDASKLEPQIAFPHTVDNVKPVGAALGIKIQQIVIGSCTNGRLDDLAIAAGILKGKKVARSVRMLVFPASTRIYQQALKKGYVETFMQSGAVVMNSGCGPCLGVHQGALADGDKALATTNRNFKGRMGNPNSEVYLCSAATAAASAITGEITDPRTVVGTLRQAQGAKPKKAKAKKIVAVKKSVKKAAPRQARGITKKGRK from the coding sequence ATGGGAATGACAATGGTCCAAAAGATCCTGGCCAAGGCCACCGGCCAGGCATCAGTCAAGGTGAACGACGTGGTCGAGCCCAAGGTCAGCCTGGCCATGTCCCACGAGAACGGCGCGCTGGTGATCAACCAGTTCTCGGACATCTACCAGGGCACCGGGATCGAGGCCAAAGTGTGGGATCCTTCCCGCATCGCCATCATTTTTGACCACCGGGTGCCGGCCGAGAGCTCCAAGACCGCCGGGAACCAGAAGAAGATCCGCGAGTTCGTGGCCAAGCAGGGCATCACCAAATTCCACGACATCCGGGGCGACGAGGGCGGGATCTGCCACCAGATACTGCCCGAGAACGGCTACGTGCTTCCGGGTTCGGTCCTGGTGGGCACCGACAGCCACACCACGTCACACGGGTCGCTGGGAGCCTTCTCCTTCGGCATCGGGGCCACCGAAATGGCAGCGGTCTGGGCGCTGGGAAAGATCCTTAATGTGGAAGTGCCGGGGACCATCAAGGTGGTGGTCAACGGAACGCTTCCCAAATACGTCGAGCCCAAGGACATAATTTTGAACCTGATCGGCAAACTGTCCGCCGAGGGCGCCAATTTCAAGGTGATCGAGTTCCACGGCGAGACCATCAAGAAGATGTCCACCTCCGGCCGCCTGGTGCTGTGCAACATGACGGTGGAGGCCGGCGCCACCGGCGGCATCGTTCCGCCGGACGCCGAGACCGTGCGCTACCTGAAACAGGAAGCCGGGGTCAAGAATATACCCGAATTGTTCGGGCCGGATGCCGATGCGGTCTACGAACAGGTGGTGGAGATCGACGCCTCCAAGCTGGAACCCCAGATCGCCTTCCCCCACACCGTGGACAACGTCAAGCCGGTGGGCGCCGCCCTCGGCATCAAGATCCAGCAGATCGTGATCGGCTCCTGCACCAACGGCCGTCTGGACGACCTGGCCATCGCGGCCGGGATACTGAAAGGCAAGAAAGTGGCCCGCAGCGTCCGGATGCTGGTGTTCCCGGCTTCCACCAGGATCTATCAGCAGGCCCTGAAGAAGGGCTATGTGGAGACCTTCATGCAGTCCGGCGCGGTGGTGATGAACTCCGGCTGCGGCCCCTGCCTGGGAGTGCACCAGGGCGCTTTGGCCGACGGCGACAAGGCTTTGGCCACCACCAACCGTAACTTCAAGGGACGGATGGGCAATCCCAACTCCGAGGTTTACCTCTGCTCGGCGGCCACCGCCGCGGCTTCGGCTATCACAGGGGAGATCACCGACCCCCGCACGGTAGTGGGCACCCTTCGACAAGCTCAGGGTGCGAAACCGAAAAAGGCTAAAGCAAAGAAAATAGTTGCTGTCAAGAAGTCCGTGAAAAAAGCCGCCCCTCGACAAGCTCGGGGTATCACCAAAAAAGGGAGGAAATAA